A section of the Gemmatimonadales bacterium genome encodes:
- a CDS encoding TetR/AcrR family transcriptional regulator, with product MPDAARTTPRFHRRPEARPEELLDAALAVFGERGFRQTTLEEVAARAGVSKGTVYLYFDSKDDLFRAVVEKQIVSLIESAEEMARTHAGTARALLTEMVHRMWDGMSRTDMVCMGRLVQSELTQFPEVRRFYFEHVVLRHRRLLRSIAERGVASGEFRRDAVMVVPRMIPALVMQLNQTRFLFGDLDKSTPTPRAMRDAILALVFDGICMPPGRARTGSGRAAGVRRSTKSLGRKKAR from the coding sequence GTGCCCGACGCCGCCCGCACCACCCCGCGCTTCCATCGCCGGCCCGAGGCCCGCCCGGAGGAACTGCTCGACGCTGCCCTCGCCGTCTTCGGCGAGCGCGGCTTCCGCCAGACCACCCTCGAGGAAGTCGCGGCCCGCGCCGGCGTCTCCAAGGGCACCGTCTACCTCTATTTCGACTCCAAGGACGACCTCTTCCGCGCGGTGGTCGAGAAGCAGATCGTGTCGCTGATCGAGAGCGCCGAGGAAATGGCGCGCACCCACGCCGGCACCGCCCGCGCGCTCCTGACCGAGATGGTCCACCGGATGTGGGACGGGATGTCGCGCACCGACATGGTCTGCATGGGACGGCTGGTGCAGTCGGAGCTGACCCAGTTTCCCGAAGTGCGCCGCTTCTACTTCGAGCACGTCGTCCTGCGCCACCGCCGCCTGCTGCGCAGCATCGCCGAGCGCGGCGTGGCGAGCGGCGAGTTCCGCCGGGACGCCGTGATGGTGGTGCCGCGGATGATTCCGGCGCTGGTGATGCAACTCAACCAGACCCGGTTCCTCTTTGGCGATCTCGACAAGTCGACTCCGACGCCGCGCGCGATGCGCGACGCGATTCTCGCGCTCGTGTTCGACGGGATCTGCATGCCGCCCGGCCGCGCGCGCACCGGCAGCGGCCGTGCCGCCGGCGTTCGACGCAGCACCAAGTCGCTCGGCAGAAAGAAGGCTCGATGA
- a CDS encoding TolC family protein, with translation MISRTITAAALLAGAAVPLAAQATTPAPQSAPMTITVGEALARGRASGVSAALARLGAQGVSLRTSEQSAARLPQVDLTGTMQRQTLNLREFGLSIPGFPAITDPFTLFRGRAAASQVIFDPALAARLREARDTAIAAGLDADRAGDLAAAAAGAAWLRLAGAEETVVAREQDSVTAFALLDIARSQVDAGTAPRIDRTRSETQAAAVRVQVAVARNERARAELDLARAINLPPGTPLSVGTEMAIAADTLPSDINAAIAIARAHRADLAAEKQRQDVLQRGLAAIRNEFIPTLSTSGYVQSSGTAVPSLAGTWNVGVYLSWSVFDGFRRERRVDEQRLRLDAEGVRLQDLENQVEADVRQAAIDRASARDQLALAIDRARLADEELTEARERFAAGVAGSVETTNAQAEVATAHDAVIQARLAAAAAEIGAAEAMGLLNQVH, from the coding sequence ATGATCTCGCGCACCATCACCGCAGCCGCGCTCCTCGCCGGCGCGGCCGTACCGCTCGCGGCGCAGGCCACGACGCCGGCGCCACAGTCCGCGCCGATGACCATTACCGTCGGCGAAGCGCTCGCGCGCGGTCGCGCCAGCGGCGTCAGTGCCGCACTGGCGCGTCTCGGCGCCCAGGGCGTGTCGCTCCGGACCAGCGAACAGTCTGCGGCACGCCTCCCCCAGGTCGATCTCACCGGCACGATGCAGCGACAGACGCTCAACCTGCGCGAATTCGGCTTGTCGATTCCGGGCTTCCCCGCGATCACCGATCCGTTCACGCTCTTCCGCGGTCGCGCCGCGGCGTCGCAGGTGATCTTCGATCCGGCATTGGCGGCGCGGCTTCGCGAAGCACGCGACACCGCGATCGCCGCAGGGCTCGACGCCGATCGCGCCGGGGATCTCGCTGCCGCCGCCGCCGGGGCAGCGTGGCTGCGCCTCGCCGGCGCCGAAGAGACGGTGGTGGCGCGGGAGCAGGATTCGGTGACGGCGTTCGCGCTCCTCGACATTGCGCGCTCGCAGGTTGACGCGGGTACCGCCCCGCGCATCGATCGCACGCGCAGCGAGACGCAGGCGGCGGCGGTCCGGGTCCAGGTCGCGGTCGCCCGCAACGAGCGCGCTCGCGCCGAGCTCGACCTGGCGCGGGCGATCAATCTCCCGCCCGGCACGCCGCTGAGCGTCGGCACGGAGATGGCGATCGCCGCCGACACGCTCCCCAGCGACATCAACGCCGCGATCGCAATTGCCCGGGCGCATCGCGCCGACCTCGCCGCCGAAAAGCAGCGTCAGGACGTGCTGCAGCGCGGGTTGGCGGCGATCCGCAACGAATTCATCCCGACGCTGTCGACCTCGGGCTACGTGCAATCGTCGGGCACCGCAGTGCCGTCGCTCGCCGGCACGTGGAACGTCGGCGTCTACCTGTCATGGTCGGTGTTCGACGGCTTTCGCCGTGAACGGCGGGTCGACGAGCAGCGGCTCCGGCTCGATGCGGAAGGCGTGCGACTGCAGGATCTGGAGAACCAGGTCGAAGCCGACGTGCGGCAGGCAGCGATCGATCGCGCCAGCGCGCGCGACCAGCTGGCGCTCGCCATCGACCGCGCGCGTCTCGCCGACGAAGAGCTCACCGAAGCACGCGAACGCTTTGCCGCCGGTGTGGCGGGGTCGGTCGAAACCACCAACGCCCAGGCCGAGGTCGCGACCGCGCATGACGCCGTGATCCAGGCTCGACTCGCCGCCGCCGCCGCCGAAATCGGCGCCGCCGAGGCGATGGGCCTGCTCAACCAGGTGCACTGA
- a CDS encoding tetratricopeptide repeat protein produces MAEPFLSSDEYDEQAHQLYNEARYDAALALLREGLIRYPEAVELHVGVGYAQLAREEYAWARQAFDAALTLDPEHEDALAGLGETLLVLGQLEGALRAFQRLLDLGFGDDHELMLQVGRALFREGFFVEARRFFELCREHHPTSAEISASLGYTAHRLGMDADAFFWLRRALEVDPEYPEPRIYLANILYDRGETSAALLHFARVRPDDHFDDLGVWRTIELLKAARNAGDDDPEVRPWLARLAELGRTADAEEMLLAEIESLQPDGTSRDPNQLELFGTLMREVPEMQKRPSGGVGTHVIETLTGLSLRGTWDELVLHLQTAEGAWADGTLHEFMQVFARRGTAETGVKIPVGNAEAFLRGAAAAGVIRILQ; encoded by the coding sequence ATGGCGGAGCCCTTCCTCAGCTCCGATGAGTACGATGAACAGGCCCACCAGTTGTACAACGAAGCTCGTTACGACGCCGCACTCGCCCTCCTGCGTGAAGGGCTGATCCGCTACCCCGAAGCTGTCGAACTGCATGTCGGCGTGGGCTACGCCCAGCTGGCGCGTGAGGAATACGCCTGGGCTCGACAGGCGTTCGACGCCGCACTCACTCTCGATCCTGAACATGAGGACGCACTCGCGGGACTCGGCGAGACCCTCCTCGTCCTCGGCCAGCTCGAAGGTGCCCTCCGTGCCTTCCAGCGGCTCCTCGACCTCGGTTTTGGTGACGACCACGAACTGATGCTGCAGGTGGGACGCGCGCTCTTCCGCGAAGGCTTCTTCGTCGAGGCACGCCGCTTCTTCGAACTCTGCCGCGAACACCACCCGACGTCGGCGGAGATCTCGGCGTCGCTGGGATACACCGCCCACCGCCTCGGGATGGACGCCGACGCCTTCTTCTGGCTGCGGCGCGCGCTCGAAGTCGATCCCGAGTACCCCGAACCGCGGATCTACCTCGCCAACATCCTCTACGACCGCGGCGAGACGTCGGCAGCGCTGCTGCACTTTGCCCGCGTTCGACCCGACGACCATTTCGACGATCTCGGCGTCTGGCGCACCATCGAACTCCTCAAGGCCGCTCGCAACGCCGGTGACGACGATCCCGAAGTGCGTCCCTGGCTCGCCCGCCTCGCCGAACTTGGCCGCACCGCCGACGCCGAGGAAATGCTGCTGGCGGAAATCGAGTCATTGCAGCCCGACGGAACATCGCGCGATCCCAACCAGCTCGAACTCTTCGGGACGCTCATGCGCGAAGTCCCCGAGATGCAGAAACGGCCGTCGGGCGGCGTCGGAACGCACGTGATCGAGACGCTGACCGGCCTCTCGCTCCGAGGCACGTGGGATGAACTCGTCCTGCATCTGCAGACCGCCGAAGGGGCATGGGCCGACGGCACACTGCACGAGTTCATGCAGGTCTTCGCACGGCGCGGCACCGCGGAGACCGGCGTCAAGATTCCGGTGGGCAATGCGGAGGCATTCCTCCGCGGCGCCGCCGCCGCGGGAGTGATCCGGATCCTGCAATGA